CCGGATTTAGCAACACCGGAACATGGGAAGCAGTTTTATGAGTTGGCGGTGCAGGAGTTAAGCGAGTCGTATCGCAAGTTTGTTGGAGAAGAAAGGGATTCTTGAATTTCTATTTAAACCTTTTCTACGTCTTCTTTCCGGTCTAGTTTTCTCCCCCAAGGTAGAGCATGAATATCTATCTAAATGGATTTATAGCGCTCCGCAACTCGGTTAGGATATTGGTAGGGTGGGCAGCGCCCACCAGCCAAGATTTTCAGCGTTTAGAAACGTATATTGACAAGCCAGTAGCGCTATAATTTGTAGGCGCTCTTTAACCCGTTTCAACAGTAGGAACGTTCAATTGAACGTCCCTACTAATTAGCCAAGAATTTCTTCTTAAGTTATTGCCTTAATCTGGATAGCAAGGGACATAAGCATTAACCGTTTTTACTCCTAATTCGTCGCGCCACTGCTGAAGAGGTTTTTCCCATTGTTCTTCCCACTTTTGCGCGAGGAAAGGTTTAGCTTGCGCTCCCATTCTATACCCGATCGCGAGATGTTCGAGCAAACTATCTAAACGTTCGGGAGAATTGAATAGCGTCTTCAGTAACCCGCCTGCAATTAAAACCACAGCCATCGTGCGCCGCGTTTGCGCCAACTCAAAGGCTTTGAGTCCTAATTCTCCCTCAACTTCGACTTCAAATCCCGTGATGCAGTGCCAAATGTCGTGCGTCTGACGCAAGCGCAAGAGAACATAACTCGTATCGTCCGTGACTTGAACTTTACGATAAAAGTTGGGGTCGAATCCTGCCTCTGTCAGTGCAGAAGCGTAGGCATATCCGAGCGAATCGGGTGGCAGTTTTAAGAGTTGTTCTAAGTTAGGAGTGGGGGCGATGTAGCGTTCTTGAATCATCTCAGCAACTCCGGGTTGCTGTTGGAGGTGCGCGATCGCAACTTGCATTGCTGCCGTATTTTTCAAGCCGTCTTCAATATCATACACCGAATCGGTTTGACCGGCATCTCGAAGCAACGACACAACGCCTTTTAGGGTAGAAAATAGATCGAGTTGAAGGGCTTTTTTGAGTGTGAAAAGCATAAAATTAGCTCGCATTGAGGTTTATATGGAAAGTAGACGCAGCCGGTTCCGGAGAAACCCTCAACGTCTTGATAAAGTTCGATAGTCAAACCCGACTCCAACATTATTAATGCGATCGTAGCGCGTAGTAGGTCTGCCTCCAATTTCAACTGTGACAGTTGAGTGCCAATTTCTCGGAACTGTTTTCCCGTCCTGTTTGCCCGCGAAGGGGACGCGATCGCCTACACTGTAGAAAGAAAACTCAACGCTTGCTCTCTTCTCAACCCACAGAGGAAAATTCAGTCGTCCCCAGAAAGACTAAAGTTCTATTGCTAAATAGTAACTAGAAACGCGGTTTTTTTTAAGAGTACAAGCGTTCGGTACAACGATCTAGCTATTATTCAAAATTATTGCAGTGAGTCATTCTTCTCAAACTTCCCCATCCAACAGCCCTTCAACCGCAAGCTATAACGTAGAAACTGCTGTTTTAGAACGTTACGAAGCGGGCGCAAAACAACCCCAAGCAAGCTTGTGCTGTCCGACAGCTTACGAACCTAACGATCTCGAATTTTTACCGCAAGAAATCATTGAAAAAGACTACGGTTGCGGCGATCCAACGCGGTATGTTTCTGAAGGGGAAACCGCGATCGATTTAGGGTCGGGAGCGGGAAAAAATTGCTACATTATTGCTCGTAAAGTAGGAGCGCAGGGCAAAGTTATCGGAGTTGATTTTAACGATGAAATGTTAAATTTAGCTCGCAAGTATCGCTCGGAAATTGCTGCTAAAATTGGATATGACAATGTTAATTTTGTCAAGGGTAAGATTCAAGATTTAAAATTAAACTTAGAGCGGGTAGAATCGAGATTAGCCGATCGCGCGATCGCGTCCTTGCAAGATTGGAGCGAGTTCGAGGTAGAATGCGATCGCCTGCGCCGCGAAGAACCGCTTATCCCTAGCGATAGCGTCGATGTCGTCATCTCTAACTGCGTCCTCAATCTCGTTCGTCCCGCCGATAAAGTGCAACTTTTCCAAGAAATATATCGCGTTCTCAAGCGCGGCGGTCGAGCCGTTATTTCCGATATTGTCTGCGACGAAGAACCTACCCTAGAAATGCAGAACGACCCCGAACTGTGGAGCGGTTGTATCTCCGGCGCATTTCGGGAAGATATCTTTTTAAAAATGTTTGAAGATGCCGGATTTTATGGCATTGAAATTCTCTCTCGGCAAGCAGAACCTTGGCAAACTATCGAAGGAATTGAATTTCGTTCTGTTACCGTTCGCGCTTATAAAGGCAAAGAAGGAGCGTGCTGGGAGCGCAATCAAGCAGTAATTTATAAAGGCCCGTGGCGACAAGTTTGCGACGATGACGGTCACATTTATCGACGCGGCGATCGCGTTGCTGTTTGCGATAAAACTTTCCAAATTCTGACCCAGCCGAACAGCCCTTATGCTAAAGATATAGTCCCCATTTCTCCTTACCAGGAAATTGCCTTAGAAGATGCTGAAACCTTTAATTGTAAGGGAACGACTTTACGCGATCCTCGCGCAACTAAAGGTATTGATTATCACCTCACCGTACAGCCAGAAAGTCCCTCAGCTTGTAGCAGCGAAAGTTGTTGTTAAGTCGGAATATTTCAAGAAAGCTGGCTGGACGTATAATAAGGGAATACTCCCAGACAAAACTAACTTTTCATTGTCGATTATTGAATGGCCCTGACTTAACACTGGTGGGCGCTGCCCACCTTACTAGACTAGCAAGCTTTTTCATTGTCGATTATTGAATGGCCCTGACTTAACACTGGTGGGCGCTGCCCACCCTACTAGACTGGCAAGCTTTTTCATTGTCGATTATTGAATGACACTGACTTAACTTAACGCTGGTGGGCGCTGCCCACCCTACGAAATATCACTAACGACGTTGTATACAACGTCTCTACGGCTATTTTTAAACTCTTATTTGGCATACCATTTATCTATTATCCATTGTCAATTGCGAACTATCTCTATGACTGCTTTGCCTACTATTACTCAATTAACTCCTTTTGGCAGAAAACTTTCCGACCCGCTACTCAAACAAAAGATTTCTGTTTTACAAATCAATCTCGGTCGTCGCTGTAACCTCGCCTGTCTCCACTGTCATGTCGAAGCAGGGCCGAAACGAACTGAAGAAATTTCACCGGAAGTTTGCGAACAATTAATCGAAGTAATCGAGCGCTTCCCGCAAATTAAAACGGTCGATTTAACCGGCGGTGCGCCAGAAATGAATTATGGTTTTAAACCGATTGTTGAAGCCGCGCGCAAGCATCAAAAAGAGGTTATTGTCCGCTCGAACTTAACTATCTTTTTTGAAAGCGGTTTTGAGGACTTGCCCGAATATTTTGCCCGCCATCGCCTTCGCGTTGTAGCTTCTTTGCCGTGCTACTTACAAGCGAATGTGGATAAACAGCGGGGGGCGGGCGTTTATGATACTTCTATTCGTGCGTTGCAAAAATTGAATGCGTTAGGCTATGGAACAGAGGAAGATTTAGCGATCGATCTTGTATATAATCCTTCGCTTCCCACTGAAGAAAAATTCTCCTTACCGCCCCAACAAGAAAAGTTAGAACGAGATTATAAAGCCTACCTCGACGAACATTTTGGGATTAAATTCAATCACCTGCTAACGATTACAAACCTTCCCATCGGACGTACCAAAGATTACTTAAAACGGCGCAACCTCGATCGCGCCTATCTCCAATTTTTAGAAACCCACTACAATCCCGATACTGTTTCGCAGTTAATGTGCCGTAACGAACTGTCAATCGATTATTTAGGGAATATCTACGATTGCGATTTCAATCAAATGGAAGGATTACCCGCGAAAATGGAGAATGGCGAACGATTAACGGTGGCAAAACTGCTGGAGTTGGGAACGTTGGATGCCATCAAAGAAGTGCAAACCGCTTCTTATTGCTATGGGTGTACGGCGGGTAGCGGTTCGAGTTGTGGCGGTGCTTTAGTTTAGGGAAGGAAAGGAGAAACTGTGCCGGAAAATAGCAGAAAACGAAGGTTAATTTTCTTGGGGATTGGTGGCGCGATCGCGCTTTCAGTTTTCCTCGCTTGGAAATTCGGTCTTTTTAACGCGATCGACCGAGTTTTACAACAGTCTTTAAGTTGGATTGAAAGCTTGGGTATCTTAGCACCCATTGCTTACATTATCCTCTATATCTTAACTTCGGTTTTCTTGATTTCCGGTGCAATTTTAACCCTAGGCGCGGGCTTTATTTTTGGGGTTGTTCGCGGCTTTATTCTTGTTTCTGTTGCTTCTACTCTCGCCGGAACGGTTGCTTTTGCGATTGGGCGATATTGGGCGCGCGGGTGGGTGGAAAAGCAGATCGAACAGCAACCAAAATTTCGAGCTTTAGATGCGGCTGTGGCGAGGGAAGGTTGGAAGATTGTCGGGTTAGCGCGCTTGTCGCCGCTGTTTCCTTTCGTGTTTTTAAATTATGCGTTTGGCGTGACGCGCGTTTCTTTTCGGGACTATATTTTAGCGTCGTGGATTGGCATGATGCCGGGAACGCTGCTGTATGTTTATTTGGGTTATCTGCCCAAAATTGCCGCTGAAGGAAGCGCGGATAAACTGAAATTAATTTTGAATATTGTCGGTTTAATTGCAACGCTGGCTGTCACAATATATGTCACAAAAATTGCTCGTCAAGCCTTAGATCGAGAGATTGAGAGCGGCGAGCCGAAAAATTGAGTTCCTCTGTCTATTAATTACGAATTACGAATTCGTAATTATCGCATTATAGGGAGAGGTTAGAGAAGCGTCCGAGCGTTCCTTTTAGCATTTGGAAAATTTCGATCGCGCGATCGGCGTTGACGTGCAATTCTTCGGTCGGATAATTCTGCAAAATTTCCATCACTACGATGCGATTGTCGGTTTCTGCGGAAGTCACCAACGCAGAACGCAACGCTTGTTCGTTCTCCTCAGCATTGGGAGTTTGGACGACTTCGCCAAGGCGTTGTAGGAAAAAGTTGCCGACAAAACTATTGAGGGCGCGATCGAGTAACGCTGGATTAGCACTCACTTCTTGGTTAAGGATGCGGCGCAAATCTTCCGGATTTTTCCTCGCCAGCATCAAATACGCCCGCAACGGTAGCGAAACTTCGCCCCGTTCTGCCAGCGCTTTTAAATCCGCCACTGAGACGGAACCTTGTAGGGTGTTGTATTTTAAAACGACGCGCTCGGCAGCCTCGGCTGAAGGTATAGTCAAAAAGAGGGATGCGATCGCGATCGTTAATCCTAATCCAACTCGCTGAGAAAAACCCAAAGAACCGCCCTTAAATCCAGCCATAGTCATCTTCCCCACCTCAAAGTTTTCGTCTTGATTGTAATTGGCCAACGCTAAGGTTGAAATGCCCCGTTCGGTAGAATTGCGCCACTCCCTCGCACCTCCAACCCAATCGTATTTTCGACTAACGCACCGCGCAAATCTGCCCCGCGCAAATTCGCCCCGATTAAATTCGCACTCGTTAAATCTGCCTCCCAAAATAGCGCGCCCCGCAAGTCCGCACTCGCCAAACTTGCCCCCATCAACCGCGATCGATACAAACTCGCCCCCGTTAAAATCGCATTCGTTAAATTTGCCCGCGTCAAATTACTCACCTGCAAATTTGCCCGCGTCAAATTCGCCCCCGCCAAACTCGCGTAAACCAAACTCGTCCCCGCTAAATTCGCCCCCGTCAGATTCGCATTTCTCAAATCCGCCCGCGTCAAATCCGCCGCCGCCAAATTCGCGCCGCGTAAATCTGTATTGCTTAAACGCGCGTCAATCAAAGATGCACCGCTTAAATCGCAGTTCGCGCAACTCCCCGTCTGCCGAAACTGTTCGAGTTGGACAGGATCGAGTGCTTTCGCTGCTGGGATATGAAGGTTAAAAGCTACCAGCCCAAATCCCCAAGCAATTCCAAGTTTTAACTTCCGCTTGCACGAGAGAAAGGAGAGGAAATTTCGCCTTCGTTTGACTACCCCTAAAGACAGGGAAGATATAATAGATAGTGGGTAACTCATAATTCGTAGTTCGTAATTCCTGATTCCCAATTCATCATTTATAACTCTCCATTCGGCCCTCATCATTTCCAATTCATCACTCATTATTGACCACTCCCCATTTCCAATTCATAATTTATCACTCATAATTCATAATTTCTATGGCTCCCAATCCCCTCATTATAAAATCTGTTGAAACCCTACGCTATCGCGTTACAGCGGGCGATGTGGCGGCGCAAGCAGGGCTAGAAATCGAATCCGCCCGTCAGGGTTTGCTTGCCCTCGCTTCCGACGCAGGCGGACACCTGCAAGTTTCCGAATCCGGCGAAATTGCCTACTTATTTCCCAAAAACTTTCGCGGCATTCTTCGCAATAAATATTGGCGGTTGCGCTGGCAAGAAACTTGGCAAAAAATTTGGGGTATTTTATTTTACTTAATCCGCATCTCTTTTGGAATTGCCCTCATTCTTTCGATCGTACTGATGGCTGTGGCGATCGTTGTCATTTTCATTGCGATTAGCAGCAGCAGTAGCGATGATAGTGGCAGTTCTAGCAGTTCTAGCAATTCTGACCGTTCTAGTAATTCTAGTCATTCTGGCAGTTCTGGATTCACCTTTTGGTGGCCGGATTTTTATTACTGGTTCGATCCCGGTTATCGCCGCCAACAGCGGGAACTCAAAACGCCGGGAGAAATGAATTTTCTCGAGGCGATTTTTTCCTTCCTGTTCGGCGATGGCAATCCCAACGCTAATTTAGAACAAGAACGCTGGCAAACGATTGGTAGCGCCATTCAAAGTAATCGGGGGGCGGTGGCTGCCGAACAAATTGCGCCCTACCTCGACGAAATTAAACCGGGCGATCGCGATAATGAAGATTATATCCTCCCCGTCCTGGTTCGCTTCAACGGCTATCCCCAAGTGTCCGATCGCGGACAAATCGTTTATTCTTTCCCAGACTTACAAGTGACGGCGCGCGAAAGTTCCCTCGAACCCATCGCCCCCGCCCTCCAAGAACGGTTTTGGCGTTTTAGTGCCGCTAGTACCGGGCAAATTATACTCGCGATCGGATTGGGAACGGTTAACATTATTCTCGCTTTAGTGCTGTATTCTTTTTTGCAAGATCCACAAGTTTTGCAAATGGGAGGAGTCGTCGGATTTGCTAGTTCCATCTACGGACTTCTGGCGGGTTACGCAACAGCTTTCCTAACAATTCCTTTAGTGCGTTATTTCTGGATTCAGTGGAAAAATCCTCAAATTGCGTCGCGCAACCAACAACGTTTAGTACGGGCAAACTATTTACAACAGCCCGATGCGGAATTGCAGCAGAAAATCGCCTATGCGCGTCAATTTAGCCGTCAAAATCGCATTAACGAATCAGAGTTAGCTTATACGACGGAAACCGACTTGTTAGAGCAAAACCTTAACAATGCCGAGCGGCTCGATCGCGAGTGGCAAGAACGCTTAGATTCGGGAACGTAGACCCGAAAAAATCGATGATTTTGTTGAATTTTTGTAACTTTGCTCGATTGGAACGAGCTTTAAAACCTTGCTAGGGTAAACTTGTAACGTTTTTATCTGCGATCGCAGCTAAAAGACAAAACGGACGGGCATTTTGCCGAACTCGTAAGGATTTCGCAAATATTGAATGTCTTTTTTTTCGATTTTGCTAAAGCTGGGATGACAGAATTTCGACTTTAGCGATCGAAACTTAAAGATTCTTTATAAAAAGAGATGACACTTACCAAGTTCCCGAACTAGAATGAAGATAGATAAAGTTCGATTGCTTTTTTAAAATTAAGAAATAATAAAAGTCATGAGTACCTGTCCTTGTTGCAACCAGCAAATGTTTCTTTCTGCTGGCAAAAACCGTTTTTACTGGTACTGCTCGAGTTGTCGCCAAGAAATGCCGGATCTCATTAGCGTGATGATGACGGCACGACAACGCGCGAAACGGACAAGAGTTTTTGAATCTCTCGAATCAACACCTCAAGTCGTCGGCGCGCGCTAGTCTCGTTCCGTTATTGGGTTATATTCAAACAATTCAACAGCAGGGGCGAATTTCGATTCGCCCCTATTTTATTGCGCAGTCAGCGAAGGAAATTTGCCAAGTTTCTAAATCGGTCAGCGCGCGATCGCGGTACGCCCCGTAACGTTCTGCTTTGCTGCGAATTCGCATCTCCAACGGCGAAAAGATGCCAAAGTTCGGCGGCATCGGTTGGAAATGTTTGGGCGAAGCCGAAGTAATAAACTCGATTAACGCCCCCATCATCATCGTCGGCGGCGCAACGATGGGTTCTAACCCCAAGCTGAGGCGCGCGGCGTTCGTCCCCGCCAGCCAGCCGCCCGCTGCTGCTGCGGTGTAACCTTCCGTACCCACCAACTGTCCGGCGGCGAGGAGTTTGGGGCGCTGCTTGAATTGCAAGCTGGGTTGCAGGAGTTCGGGGGAGTTGATAAAGGTGTTGCGGTGCATTACGCCCATCCGCACGAATTCGGCATTTTCGAGGCCGGGAATGAGGCGGAAAACGCGCTTTTGTTCGCCCCAACGCAAGTTCGTTTGAAAGCCTACTAGATTCCATAACTGTCCGGCTTTATCTTCTTGGCGCAGTTGAACGGCGGCGTAGGGCGGTTTGCGCTTGCCGTTGGCATCCGTCGGCCAGCGAGGATCGAATAAGCCGACGGGTTTGAGGGGGCCGAAACGCATTGTCTCTTCGCCGCGTTGGGCGAGTTCTTCGATGGGGAGACAGCCTTCAAAGAATTTTGACTCCTCGCGATCGAAATCTTTCAGGGGCGCTTGTTCGGCGGTGCGGAGTGCTTCCCAAAAAGCGAGGTATTGTTCCTTGTTCATGGGACAGTTGAGGTAAGCGGCTTCGCCCTTGTCGTAACGGGAGGCGAGAAAGGCAATTTCGCGATCGATCGACTCGCCGACGATAATGGGACTGGCGGCATCGAAAAAGCTGAAATAGTCCATTCCGGTGAAGCGCTGCAAATCTTCGGCGAGGGCGGGACTGGTGAGGGGGCCGGTGGTGAGAACAACGATACTATCGCGCGGGATTTCCGTAACTTCTTCGCGGCGCAATTCGATGAGGGGATGGGCGGCGAGGGTTTCGGTGAGTTCGCGGCTAAAAATGGCGCGATCGACGGCTAGCGCGCCGCCTGCGGGAACGGCATAGCGATCGGCTTTACCGATGATAATCGAACCGAGGCGGCGTAATTCTTCGTGGAGGAGGCCCGTGGCGCGATCGCTACTCATCGCCCCAAAAGAGTTACTACAGACCAATTCTGCCAATTCTTCGCTGTGGTGGGCGGGACTGGTTCGCACCGGGCGCATTTCCGACAGCACCACCGGAACGCCCGCCTGCGCTACCTGCCACGCTGCCTCCGTTCCCGCTAAACCGCCACCAATTACCCAGACTTTACTTTGAGTCATTCTCTTTGGGATTGCTACATTTTGAGATAAATCAGTAACACCAATTCCCGATCGCGATGCACTAAATTGTTTGCTGTAGGGGCATAGCACTGCTATGCCCTCTTCGGGAATCGTGCAAAATCAATGAGAATTGGTATAACATTAATGATATCAATGCCCAGAAAGATTAGGGGATTGAAAGCTCATACCCATGAGATGGTAACGATATCTGGCTGAGAAGCGCTGTTTAAAAGACTCGTTTCATCCCCCGTCTTAAAACTTGTCCCGGCATAGCCCACAAGCGTTCTATTCCCCAAAGATATTGTATATACCGCAGGAATCCTAAAAGCTCGAATCGATGCGTTGTTCGGGCATATTGGCAGTAGCGCAGCCAAAATCGATCGAATACCGTTTTTTTCTGGCTTTGGGCGACTCGCTGTTCCTGGAGTTCGAGTCGAGAAAGGGGGAGTTGGGAAAGCTGTTGTAGCACGGTAGTTGGGATGGGGCGATCGCGGATTTTTTCTAACTCTAATAACGAAACCGATAAAGCTTTAACAAAATGAGTTTGTTGAGCTTGAGTTAAAAGTCTGTCCCAATCGAGCTTTGCTGCCGAAGTTTTTAAAATCATTGCTGCGTCGGCTAAGCGAGATAGTTGGCGATCGCGGTTTGCCACGCAAGCATAAAAGAAGCGATCGCTGGGTTCTAAAACTCGCACGGATAACTTGCCAACTTCAATAAAAAGCGATCGCTCCCAAAATCCCCGTGTCGCCGTTTCCTCAAAGCCATCGCCGAACAGATACCAGCGTAAATTCAAACATTGCCCGGAGGGATGTTTAAGCTCGAGACTGTGGGGAAATTTAGAAAGTTTTGTGGGAATCTTAGCTTGCGATACCCAGCCAATTGTTGATAATCGCTCGAGCGCTTCTAGAGCGCGCTCCGGACGCACGAGCAAGTTAAAATTGTGGATCGTGCGCGAGCCAATATCTGGATAGTCGCACAGACAGAGGGCAGCATCGTTGAGCAGAATTGCTTCAATTCCAGAATGACTAAATTGCTTAAAAATTTCAGTTAAATGCTTGACAATAACTTGGTTTTCCAGCCAGGTTCGCCGATAAATTCCTTTGAGACGCGCCGGTAATTCTGCGTTTTCCCGTTCGGATAAATTTCGATAGACTAACGGCAACAATCGATAAGATTCTGTCGCAATTTTTTCGATATCTACTGTAGCGATCCATTGCTGCCAACACTCCAACGCTCCTTTGTCTAAAAGTGCCGCTTTGAGTAAGTTGACTTGTTCTGAAGTAAGTTGCTCGATTGTCGAGTTCATATCATATTTTTTAGGGTATTATACTAGATTAATATGAAGCTGCATAGAATGAAAAGTAGGGTGTGGAGCGCGAAGCGTAACGCACCGTTATCCTGAGAATTTAGAAGGGTTGATTCTAGGCAGCGCAATCTTAAATTGGTATTAGTATGAATCTCATTAAACTGCAATTCCAGGAATATTGGTTCTGACTTTATAAACTGAAGTTTGAGCCGTAATATAAAGGCTTTGGAAATCTTCATCGCCCCAAGCACAATTTGCCGGAACTTCCGGCGTAACGATCGTTCCTAAACAATTTCCCTTCGCATCGAAGACCCAAACGCCTCCTCCTCCCGTACAATAAATATGCCCTTCGACATCGACTTTCATTCCGTCAGGTAAGCCCGGTTTATTCGTCTTCATATCGTGAAAAATGCGGCTATTCGCTAAAGTTCCATCGGCTTTAACGTCGAACGCTCGGATAAGTTTACGCTCCGAATCGTCGATATAAAGCGTTTTTTCGTCCGGAGAAAAGGCAAGGCCGTTAGGGGTCAAAAAGTCATCAGCAACGAGGACAATTTCGGCGCGATCGGGAGAGATTTTATAAACGCCTTGGCAGGGTTGTTCTTGCTGTTCTGACTCAATACCATAAGGCGGATCGGTAAAGTAAATGGAACCGTCACTTTTCACGACAACATCGTTAGGAC
This portion of the Oscillatoria sp. FACHB-1406 genome encodes:
- a CDS encoding Coq4 family protein, whose translation is MLFTLKKALQLDLFSTLKGVVSLLRDAGQTDSVYDIEDGLKNTAAMQVAIAHLQQQPGVAEMIQERYIAPTPNLEQLLKLPPDSLGYAYASALTEAGFDPNFYRKVQVTDDTSYVLLRLRQTHDIWHCITGFEVEVEGELGLKAFELAQTRRTMAVVLIAGGLLKTLFNSPERLDSLLEHLAIGYRMGAQAKPFLAQKWEEQWEKPLQQWRDELGVKTVNAYVPCYPD
- a CDS encoding methyltransferase domain-containing protein, which translates into the protein MSHSSQTSPSNSPSTASYNVETAVLERYEAGAKQPQASLCCPTAYEPNDLEFLPQEIIEKDYGCGDPTRYVSEGETAIDLGSGAGKNCYIIARKVGAQGKVIGVDFNDEMLNLARKYRSEIAAKIGYDNVNFVKGKIQDLKLNLERVESRLADRAIASLQDWSEFEVECDRLRREEPLIPSDSVDVVISNCVLNLVRPADKVQLFQEIYRVLKRGGRAVISDIVCDEEPTLEMQNDPELWSGCISGAFREDIFLKMFEDAGFYGIEILSRQAEPWQTIEGIEFRSVTVRAYKGKEGACWERNQAVIYKGPWRQVCDDDGHIYRRGDRVAVCDKTFQILTQPNSPYAKDIVPISPYQEIALEDAETFNCKGTTLRDPRATKGIDYHLTVQPESPSACSSESCC
- the arsS gene encoding arsenosugar biosynthesis radical SAM (seleno)protein ArsS (Some members of this family are selenoproteins.), encoding MTALPTITQLTPFGRKLSDPLLKQKISVLQINLGRRCNLACLHCHVEAGPKRTEEISPEVCEQLIEVIERFPQIKTVDLTGGAPEMNYGFKPIVEAARKHQKEVIVRSNLTIFFESGFEDLPEYFARHRLRVVASLPCYLQANVDKQRGAGVYDTSIRALQKLNALGYGTEEDLAIDLVYNPSLPTEEKFSLPPQQEKLERDYKAYLDEHFGIKFNHLLTITNLPIGRTKDYLKRRNLDRAYLQFLETHYNPDTVSQLMCRNELSIDYLGNIYDCDFNQMEGLPAKMENGERLTVAKLLELGTLDAIKEVQTASYCYGCTAGSGSSCGGALV
- a CDS encoding VTT domain-containing protein, producing MPENSRKRRLIFLGIGGAIALSVFLAWKFGLFNAIDRVLQQSLSWIESLGILAPIAYIILYILTSVFLISGAILTLGAGFIFGVVRGFILVSVASTLAGTVAFAIGRYWARGWVEKQIEQQPKFRALDAAVAREGWKIVGLARLSPLFPFVFLNYAFGVTRVSFRDYILASWIGMMPGTLLYVYLGYLPKIAAEGSADKLKLILNIVGLIATLAVTIYVTKIARQALDREIESGEPKN
- a CDS encoding alpha/beta hydrolase; translation: MTMAGFKGGSLGFSQRVGLGLTIAIASLFLTIPSAEAAERVVLKYNTLQGSVSVADLKALAERGEVSLPLRAYLMLARKNPEDLRRILNQEVSANPALLDRALNSFVGNFFLQRLGEVVQTPNAEENEQALRSALVTSAETDNRIVVMEILQNYPTEELHVNADRAIEIFQMLKGTLGRFSNLSL
- a CDS encoding pentapeptide repeat-containing protein, coding for MSYPLSIISSLSLGVVKRRRNFLSFLSCKRKLKLGIAWGFGLVAFNLHIPAAKALDPVQLEQFRQTGSCANCDLSGASLIDARLSNTDLRGANLAAADLTRADLRNANLTGANLAGTSLVYASLAGANLTRANLQVSNLTRANLTNAILTGASLYRSRLMGASLASADLRGALFWEADLTSANLIGANLRGADLRGALVENTIGLEVRGSGAILPNGAFQP
- the trmFO gene encoding FADH(2)-oxidizing methylenetetrahydrofolate--tRNA-(uracil(54)-C(5))-methyltransferase TrmFO; this encodes MTQSKVWVIGGGLAGTEAAWQVAQAGVPVVLSEMRPVRTSPAHHSEELAELVCSNSFGAMSSDRATGLLHEELRRLGSIIIGKADRYAVPAGGALAVDRAIFSRELTETLAAHPLIELRREEVTEIPRDSIVVLTTGPLTSPALAEDLQRFTGMDYFSFFDAASPIIVGESIDREIAFLASRYDKGEAAYLNCPMNKEQYLAFWEALRTAEQAPLKDFDREESKFFEGCLPIEELAQRGEETMRFGPLKPVGLFDPRWPTDANGKRKPPYAAVQLRQEDKAGQLWNLVGFQTNLRWGEQKRVFRLIPGLENAEFVRMGVMHRNTFINSPELLQPSLQFKQRPKLLAAGQLVGTEGYTAAAAGGWLAGTNAARLSLGLEPIVAPPTMMMGALIEFITSASPKHFQPMPPNFGIFSPLEMRIRSKAERYGAYRDRALTDLETWQISFADCAIK
- a CDS encoding nucleotidyltransferase family protein, encoding MNSTIEQLTSEQVNLLKAALLDKGALECWQQWIATVDIEKIATESYRLLPLVYRNLSERENAELPARLKGIYRRTWLENQVIVKHLTEIFKQFSHSGIEAILLNDAALCLCDYPDIGSRTIHNFNLLVRPERALEALERLSTIGWVSQAKIPTKLSKFPHSLELKHPSGQCLNLRWYLFGDGFEETATRGFWERSLFIEVGKLSVRVLEPSDRFFYACVANRDRQLSRLADAAMILKTSAAKLDWDRLLTQAQQTHFVKALSVSLLELEKIRDRPIPTTVLQQLSQLPLSRLELQEQRVAQSQKKTVFDRFWLRYCQYARTTHRFELLGFLRYIQYLWGIERLWAMPGQVLRRGMKRVF
- a CDS encoding SMP-30/gluconolactonase/LRE family protein; amino-acid sequence: MFPILKRIKNKIKSLGSSPKTESLGKARLQANRPEFARLFPQNAKIERLATGFQFTEGPLWLAEEQHLIFSDIPANKIYKLTPDGQITIFREPSNNSNGLTRDRQGRLVACEHLSRRVTRTEKEGQITILADTFQDKKLNSPNDVVVKSDGSIYFTDPPYGIESEQQEQPCQGVYKISPDRAEIVLVADDFLTPNGLAFSPDEKTLYIDDSERKLIRAFDVKADGTLANSRIFHDMKTNKPGLPDGMKVDVEGHIYCTGGGGVWVFDAKGNCLGTIVTPEVPANCAWGDEDFQSLYITAQTSVYKVRTNIPGIAV